ATTCGATAAATTGCAACCCTGCGCTCACCTCCAACACACTTGCCTTGGATGCTGACAGTCCCTTTTGCTCCAAATAAGAGCTTGACTTGAGTTGTGTCATCTGCAGTTGGACAATCAAGAAGCTGGTTTGCTACAAAGCTTTGTAGCATCAAGTAGATACTTTGGAATGTTCTCGCAGCCTCCATCTTCAGATCAGCAACAGTAGCTGTTTGCGGAAGTGTTAAAAGTTCTGCTGGGAGGCTGGGTGGATCACCAACCTGATCCAATAGCTCCACTTGGCACCAGATGTGCAGCACAGATTGGTTTTGAGGCAAGAAATCCTCTTCCATGTCATAATGCTTGATGAACTGCTTGCAGTCCAAAAGGACCATCGCAGATCTGTTGGCATGTTCATGAATATGTTCTGGCTTATAAGGTTGCATTGTATGAGGGTTGAGGAGCGCATCATAGAGGAACTTGATGTCACGGAAAAGGTGTTCCCGAGTTGGCATGCTCGCATTCTTTGGTGGCAAGATTTCATTTGTGAGCCTGCAATGAGTAAAAGAACAGTTAGCCTTTTGATCATAGAAACAAGAACTAGGCTAGTTATGCAAGTCACAACCAATATCTGAGTCACGAACCTGTACTCTATTGTGTTTGTCTCACTGTTGCATCGAACTACAACAACCATTCCATCATAggttcttgtaccaccaatggtCTTGAGGCAGTAATCAACCAGCTGTGGTGAACCAATTGGATGAGCTGTAGCTGCCTTTAGGGTTCGCATAGCCACCCACCTATCTGCAGCACGGAGAACTTTCAGCACAACATCCATCGCTTGCTTTATTTTCTCATCAGCCCAGTTTTCCTCTTTGAAATTGGCATCATATGCTAGCTCCCTCTTGTGCATTGTCACAAGGTGGGTATGCACACTTTTGCCAGCAGCAAGCCCCAAGACATAGAGGAACAGATCACGGAATGTGGTGAGAGGGCGCTTTGAGAGCGATTGATAGAAAGCAATGGTATCCTGCAGTTGGTTTCGAGGATATCGGGAGTGCGGAAAGAAGTGAGAGAGTGACACTGAGGAGAGGTTTTCAATGGCTTTGCTGTAGGTTTCAGATGTAATTCCGAAGCTCCCACTTCCGAGTTTGAATCCCCACTGCCCATACCAAGAACAGCCAGTGGCAATGGCATGTAGAACCCTGTAGTCAACTTCAAACTTCTTCGAGACATCCAACACTGAAACCTTTCTGAAATTAATCATGTACTCTTATGTTAGTATCATTTCCCAACAAATTACAAAAAGGTAGGCTGTTCCTATTCCACATAAATGTGTAAATTTGGCTTTTATACCTGACTCTTAGGTATGTGCAAAGACGATCCCAAAAGTCCATCAGTTGGTATCCTGTCAAGAGGCTGGAGCCACCTTCATGGCCGTTAATTCGTACAAGATGGCCAAACCCATTTTCATGTACTATGCCATGCAGCAAATGCCGCGGATCATCAATCTGGGCATAGTCCCAATCTTCAGATTCATCATGGGGTAACGCAGAACCATGACTGCACGCCGGGCACCTGATCATTGGTTAAATAACAGTTCAGTGTGTAATTTTATTTATCATCAGAAGTTGCAGTGTTATTGTCACATTTGTTTGCAGTGATATTGTTGCCTTATTAGATTGCAAATACTGAACATTGGTGATAGAACCAACCTTGTCTGAAACAATTGAACCATCAGGCCACAACGCCGGCAGGTTTTGCAGCTGGCCATTTTCTCATTCCGAATTATGAAGTGATACTTTTTCACACAAACTGGGTGCCTGCTCCAGCCTATCAGAGTTGAACAAATTAATGACATCAATTTGGCTCCAAGATGTAATTCAACAGCCATGGTCATGCCATTATCTATTTGTCAGCAGATGTGGCTTTAAGTTCCCGAACAAGTGGTAGATCAATTTATAATGAATTACGTGTTAAACTTGAAAGAGTGAGGCCATTAGGAATAGGCTGTTCATTTTGCCAGCCTCTGTTCCCTCTCATTCCTCTTATTTTTATCTCTTTTTGTCTCACTTTCATGTTTTTTCACTCTctcctttctttctttttctttttttcgctCTCCTTTTTTCCGTTGGGCTCTTCTTTTGTCTTTTTTTGACTTGCAAGTGCACAGAGATTCAAAAAAAATGGATAATGCTATATTAAAAGCCTTTACTCCGTCGGGTAGTCAAATCTAATTCATGCGAGCATGCCTTTACACGGATTTTACAGCATCCCAAGCTAATTAATAACACAAATCTAGGAACTCCCATACTCTTTGCCTACCCCAGAGAAATCTATAGCTGACACAAACACCTATATACAAAACCAGAAATTCCCGGACGACTACCTGGGCATGCTGAAATAACACAAGCACTCGAGCACGCCGGAATAACTGAGGCACTTACCAGCAACCGTACAGTGGTCACAGTGGACGCGCCTGGCCCTGGGCACGTCCTCCTCGACCACATCCATGGCCACGACCGAGGCCCCGCCCTCCTCGCCTACACGGAAACCTACCTGCCACACCGCGCCGGCGTCGCCCAGCACGCCGCCCTGCTCCCACtccgcgggcggcggcgccggcgacgcgTGCCGGGACAGGAACCCCCGCACGTTGGCGCGGAACGACGCGGCGCCGGCCCGCTCCTTCCAGCCGGGGAACGCCCGCAGGTCGAGGAGGCACGGCTCCGCCAGCAcccgcccgcgccgcgcccgcTTCGTGGGCCGCCCGAGCACCGCCATCGGtcgacgccggcgaggagggGGCGGATCCGTGGGGTGGCGGCGCGCTCGGGGCGGGCTGGGGACGAGGCGGCTAGATCCGATCGGGTTCGGAAAAATTTAAACCGGCGGTTGGGTCTGGGAGCGCGGGGACTTTGGGGGATTTTCGGATCGCGCCGAGAGGGAGATTCGTAAATTTTCAGATCATGGCGGATGGGTGGGTGTGGGTTGTTGATAAGGTGGGAGGACGTGGATATATATGCCGGGCCCGGAGCTGCGCCTGTAGGTCGGTTTTGGCTCGCGGGGAATTACGGTTTTGCCCCTCGGAGGCTTCGAAGAGTCGCGAGCGAACACGTCTGCGAGCCGCGGGAAAAGAGGGACTGATTGATTGAAGCGGGAATTTTCTGGAAAACTTCGCGTGTGGGACCCGCTCGAGAGAGACGTCGACGTTTTTGGGCTTGTTATCGGGTTGGGCTGTGCGACGGACACGAGCGCTGAGCGGGTAATATCGGGTTGAATTTGGAATAACTTGTTTATAGATCAGATTTTGGTAAGGTTTCTTTGCTGCCTATATTTGGCTGTCCTCTTTGACAGCAACGCTAAACTATCCTAAGGAATGTATTACGACGCTACCTTAGTTGTGCCACATATAAGATTACAAAAATTCTAGGGAAGGTCATCaatttttttttttggaaaaagcATAACTTTATTATATATTAATGCTCCTAGTGCAAATCACCCAAAGCAGAAGCAGACACTTTGGGTGGTACATCAGTGTTCCAAGGCACACTATCATTCACCGTACACATACTACCAATTTTCGCAAGTTCACATGCTACAAAGTTGGCCTCTCAATGACATACTACCACTTCATGTTTGGAGAACCACATTTTCGGCCGGAACTTGATGTCCTTGATGATGGGTGCAAATGTTAGCTTTATAATTGATAATATCAAAAACATAATCACATTTTCCACGAGTTTATTGACTAGACAACCCGGTAACTCGTCCACCTAGTAAGAGAAATTTTATTACAATAACTATCACTAGTTTGGCACATGATTCATTTCATTAGCAAAACGAAAACATTGCTTTCCCAGTCGTAGTAGTTGGATCCACTCACTCCGCAAATATCGTTGCTATCGCGCTCACCATCTCATTTGTCAGGCGCAAAAGTTGATGACATTTAAAGAATCAGATGGTCCACAAAAGCATGCTTGTTATCGGTTTTCTTCAACGACTCGCTAGCACTCCTCAAACTAGCGTGCACGTTCTAATAAATACAACTAACGTGTGTGTGGTATCTAACTGCTAGTTTGGTGTAAGGTACGTGTTGCTTTGATGTTTTCTCTTTGCCTTTTTGTTTTATACATGTATTAAAAATATACCCATTGTGCATATTAAAAATTGTTCATAATGAAAGTAAACATATATTATTTATTAAGAAGTGTtcatcatgtatttaaaaaatgctCCATGAAGTAATTAGACATAATTATTGTGTATCAATGTTTTTAgctttatttaaaaaaatatagtaactaaaaaagttttcaaacattataAAAACGTTCATCTAATTTTCTAAATGGGTTCacgcatttaaaaaatgttggtATTTTTATAAGAAAATCACACATTTATTTTATAATATTCATTTAATTTATATAAATTTTTTAAGCCTACTCATGTGTGACACGTCTCTCTTTCTGCAATTGTTTCTGCAGCATCATGTGTGTTGCAAAATTGCCTTCCGCAATAACACCCATGTTAAAAAAACTTAAGACGAAAAAAACTACAAATATTTTTCTTCAACATCATCTACATTGCACATTTTCTTCCGCAACAACACCCATATtgcaaaaaaaagtgaaaaatACGCAACATAAACTTTGTGAAAAAGTGAAAAAAATATATGCAACATAAACTTTGTTGCAAAGGATTCTGCAACACTACCTTTATTGCATTGATGAGGATGGTGTTGGACGCTGGATAGCTCTAGTTCTAATGATTGCCGAGGTGGCGGATCTTTCAAAAAGAATCCGCCGGCAGACGTGTAGCATGGCCCTTTTAAAAATCATGTATTTTTAAGTAAAAAACAGAAAAGATGCatgagaagaagaaagaataagtaagaaaagaaacaagacaaagaaaaaaaaaacatgacagaaaataaaataaatagaaaagggtatgaaaataaatagaaaagaaaaaaccGGACACCAAACCAACAAAAAAACATGCATGTAAACCCTAGTACTAAACCATAAGCTGAAAAATAGGAAAACCCACAGAAACCACATGCATGATTGAAGTGGTAATTTTCTGGAAAATTTCGCTTGTGGGACCCACCTGAGACGTCAACGTTTTTGGGCTTGTTATCGTGGGCTGTGCAACAGACACGAGTGTTGAGCGGGTAATAGTATCGGGCTCTATTGGTTTTGGCAAGACGAATCTCGCCAAATATGATAATAGCGGTTGAGAATATCTTGTTTGGTAAATCAGATTTTGGTAAGGTTTGTTTGCTGCCAATATTAGGTTGGTGTCCAGTTTGGCAGCAACGCTAAACTATCCTAAGGCTTGTATTACGGTGCTACCTTAGTTGTGTCACATAAGAATTAAAAAATTCTAGGGAAGGTCATAATTTTTTTTGCGACTAtaactttttttttgaaaaccATAACTTTATATATTGACGCTCCTTGGGCAAATCATCCAAAGCAGAAGCAGTCACACTCTGGGTGGTACATCAGTGTTTCAAGACACACTATCATTCACCATACACTATACTACCAATTTCCGCAAGTTCACGCGCTACAAAGTTGGCCTCTCAATGAAATACTACCACGTCATGGTTGGAGAACCACATTTTTGGCTGGAACTTGATGTCCTCGATGATGGGTGCAAATGTTAGCTTTATAATTGATCAAAAATGTAATTACATTTT
This genomic window from Aegilops tauschii subsp. strangulata cultivar AL8/78 chromosome 4, Aet v6.0, whole genome shotgun sequence contains:
- the LOC109741255 gene encoding PHD finger protein At1g33420, yielding MAVLGRPTKRARRGRVLAEPCLLDLRAFPGWKERAGAASFRANVRGFLSRHASPAPPPAEWEQGGVLGDAGAVWQVGFRVGEEGGASVVAMDVVEEDVPRARRVHCDHCTVAGWSRHPVCVKKYHFIIRNEKMASCKTCRRCGLMVQLFQTRCPACSHGSALPHDESEDWDYAQIDDPRHLLHGIVHENGFGHLVRINGHEGGSSLLTGYQLMDFWDRLCTYLRVRKVSVLDVSKKFEVDYRVLHAIATGCSWYGQWGFKLGSGSFGITSETYSKAIENLSSVSLSHFFPHSRYPRNQLQDTIAFYQSLSKRPLTTFRDLFLYVLGLAAGKSVHTHLVTMHKRELAYDANFKEENWADEKIKQAMDVVLKVLRAADRWVAMRTLKAATAHPIGSPQLVDYCLKTIGGTRTYDGMVVVVRCNSETNTIEYRLTNEILPPKNASMPTREHLFRDIKFLYDALLNPHTMQPYKPEHIHEHANRSAMVLLDCKQFIKHYDMEEDFLPQNQSVLHIWCQVELLDQVGDPPSLPAELLTLPQTATVADLKMEAARTFQSIYLMLQSFVANQLLDCPTADDTTQVKLLFGAKGTVSIQGKCVGGERRVAIYRMERGVDKWTVNCSCGAKDDDGERMLSCDSCHVWQHTRCVGISDFVQVPKRFVCASCKLLHKSKMYSSFPNKRCKTGSFSHASSGLWRPNIS